CTGATCATAAAATTGAGTATCCCTCCCATCATGCGGCTGATGGGCAGAATCTCCACATCCAGAATGCGGTTGATCAATAAAATACCCAACAGCAGATACAATCCGAAACGGTTGTAGTTCATGATGAAATTCTGATTTTTATTGAAGATTGCTGTGATGACCCGGGAACCGTCCAGGGGCGGAATGGGAATCAGGTTAAACACAAAGAGGAGAATATTGATGATCAAAACATATTGAATGACACTGATCACATGCTCATTCTGCAGGAAAGCCAGAGCGTCCACCAGAATGATCAGGCGGAGGAGAAAGGTGAAGACCAGGGCGATCAATAAATTGGAGAGAGGCCCGGCCAGTGAGGTAATCACCAGTCCCTGATACTTCTTTTTATAGCTGTCAATATCAATATGAACAGGCTTAGCCCAACCGAATCCGACTGTTAACAGCATCAGAGTTCCCCAAAGGTCAAGATGCCGCAGCGGGTTCAGAGTCAGACGTCCCTCCAGCCTTGGAGTTTGATCTCCTAAAAGAGAAGAGACCCACCCATGGGAGAACTCATGAACCGACAGACTCAGCAA
This is a stretch of genomic DNA from Oceanispirochaeta sp.. It encodes these proteins:
- a CDS encoding site-2 protease family protein, coding for MIFKLSMQEILFLVPILLLSLSVHEFSHGWVSSLLGDQTPRLEGRLTLNPLRHLDLWGTLMLLTVGFGWAKPVHIDIDSYKKKYQGLVITSLAGPLSNLLIALVFTFLLRLIILVDALAFLQNEHVISVIQYVLIINILLFVFNLIPIPPLDGSRVITAIFNKNQNFIMNYNRFGLYLLLGILLINRILDVEILPISRMMGGILNFMIRIIIPEVAS